The following coding sequences lie in one Anguilla rostrata isolate EN2019 chromosome 8, ASM1855537v3, whole genome shotgun sequence genomic window:
- the abcb8 gene encoding mitochondrial potassium channel ATP-binding subunit — MFYFLLSGSLKCSTRAPLRFLNSRLKSVDLSRNKRPSAHWTQVSNARSTASKTSNAIVRLWGQTQRVLRQSTGRASQFPRVTLGFIVGPAALTVTARLFASVAYCQVDLNNNDSVEDKSRESQPEFNWAVLWEFVRPQILALLGAIVLAFGAAFLNIHIPLMLGDLVNVVAHYVREHAGNYIGEVRGPALKLLGLYGLQGLLTSGYIILLSRVGERVAADMRKSLFLSLLRQDVAFFDAHKTGQLVNRLTADIQEFKSSFKLVVSQGLRSVTQTVGCFVSLYIISPKLTGLMVVVMPCLVGTGALIGSFLRRLSRKAQEQVAIATGVADEALGNVRTVRAFAMEDREMQMFSTEVNKSCDLNEALGTGIAVFQGLSNVALNCIVLGTIFAGGHMMAGNEMSPGDLMSFLVASQTVQRSMASISILFGQMVRGISAGARVFEYLSLEPTIPITGGGRIPYHSLIGRVDFMNISFSYPTRPGHQILKNFTLTLPPCKTVAIVGESGGGKSTVASLLERFYDPSSGVVMLDGLDVRTLDPSWLRGKVIGFINQEPVLFSTSVMDNIRFGKPEATDAEVITAAKQANAHRFITAFPDGYNTMVGERGVTLSGGQKQRIAIARALIKNPSILVLDEATSALDAESERVVQEALERATTGRTVLIIAHRLSTIKGADLICVLSNGRIVEAGTHFDLLNKGGLYADLIQRQRTEEQK; from the exons atgttttactttttacttaGTGGTAGCTTAAAATGCAGTACCAGGGCACCGTTGCGCTTTTTAAATTCTCGGCTAAAATCAGTCGATTTAAGCAGGAATAAAAG ACCAAGTGCACACTGGACTCAAGTTTCCAATGCACGTAGCACTGCCAGTAAGACCAGCAATGCCATCGTCCGTCTCTGGGGTCAGACGCAGAGAGTGCTCAGGCAGTCCACTGGACGGGCCTCTCAGTTCCCAAGGGTCACACTTGGATTTATTGTGGGTCCTGCTGCCCTGACGGTCACCGCTCGGCTGTTCGCCAGTGTTGCCTACTGCCAGGTGGACCTCAATAACAATGACTCGGTGGAAGACAAATCTAGAGAATCTCAGCCAGAGTTCAACTGGGCTGTTCTATGGGAGTTTGTCAGGCCCCAAATCCTTGCTCTTCTAGGTGCAATTGTG CTTGCTTTTGGGGCAGCCTTCCTGAACATTCACATCCCTTTGATGCTCGGTGATTTGGTGAATGTGGTGGCCCACTACGtgagagagcatgctgggaactaCATCGGGGAGGTCCGAGGCCCCGCTCTGAAACTTTTGGGACTCTACGGGTTACAG GGCCTGTTGACCAGTGGTTACATTATTCTTCTCTCCAGGGTAGGGGAGAGAGTGGCGGCGGACATGAGAAAAAGCctcttcctttccttgctcAG GCAAGATGTTGCATTCTTTGATGCCCACAAGACTGGACAGCTGGTGAACCGCTTGACTGCTGATATTCAGGAGTTTAAGTCTTCATTTAAACTGGTTGTTTCTCAG GGTTTGCGAAGCGTCACCCAGACGGTGGGGTGCTTTGTGTCCCTCTACATCATCTCTCCGAAACTCACGGGCCTGATGGTGGTGGTCATGCCCTGTCTGGTGGGGACAGGGGCTCTCATTGGCTCCTTCCTGCGACGGCTCTCCCGGAAGGCTCAGGAGCAG GTTGCCATAGCCACAGGAGTGGCGGATGAGGCCCTGGGCAACGTACGCACAGTGAGAGCCTTTGCCATGGAGGACCGGGAGATGCA GATGTTTTCCACTGAGGTGAATAAGTCATGTGACCTGAATGAAGCTCTAGGAACAGGAATTGCAGTTTTCCAAGGGCTGTCAAATGTCGCACTTAact gCATTGTCTTGGGCACCATTTTTGCAGGCGGGCACATGATGGCTGGTAATGAGATGTCTCCAGGGGACCTCATGTCTTTTCTTGTGGCATCACAAACCGTGCAGAG GTCCATGGCCAGTATTTCAATCCTGTTTGGACAA ATGGTTAGAGGTATTAGCGCTGGTGCCCGTGTGTTTGAATACCTGTCCTTGGAGCCTACCATTCCAATCACTGGGGGAGGCAGGATTCCTTATCACTCCTTAATTGGCAGAGTGGACTTCATGAACATCTCCTTCAG TTACCCAACAAGGCCTGGGCATCAGATTCTGAAGAACTTCACCCTCACCTTGCCCCCCTGTAAGACAGTGGCCATCGTTGGGGAGTCTGGAGGAG GTAAATCCACTGTGGCCAGCTTGCTGGAACGCTTCTACGACCCCAGCAGTGGGGTGGTCATGCTGGATGGGCTGGACGTTCGAACCCTTGACCCCTCCTGGCTCAGGGGGAAGGTCATTGGGTTCATCAACCAG GAGCCTGTACTGTTCAGCACATCCGTGATGGACAACATTCGCTTCGGCAAGCCGGAGGCCACTGACGCCGAGGTCATCACCGCCGCCAAGCAGGCCAACGCACACCGATTCATCACCGCCTTTCCCGACGGTTATAACACCATGGTCG GTGAGCGTGGGGTAACACTTTCAGGAGGCCAAAAACAGCGCATCGCTATTGCCCGTGCCCTGATCAAGAACCCCAGCATCCTGGTTCTGGATGAAGCTACCAGCGCCCTGGATGCCGAGTCAGAGCGGGTGGTGCAGGAGGCCCTGGAACGGGCGACCACGGGCCGCACCGTACTCATCATCGCCCACCGCCTGAGCACCATCAAGGGGGCTGATCTCATCTGCGTGCTCAGCAATGGGCGCATCGTAGAG GCTGGAACACACTTCGATCTTCTGAATAAAGGAGGCCTCTATGCAGATCTGATCCagagacagagaacagaggaacaaaaataa
- the cdk5 gene encoding cyclin-dependent-like kinase 5, with product MQKYEKLEKIGEGTYGTVFKAKNRETHEIVALKRVRLDDDDEGVPSSALREICLLKELKHKNIVRLHDVLHSDKKLTLVFEYCDQDLKKYFDSCNGDLDPETVKSFMYQLLKGLGFCHSRNVLHRDLKPQNLLINRNGELKLADFGLARAFGIPVRCYSAEVVTLWYRPPDVLFGAKLYSTSIDMWSAGCIFAELANAGRPLFPGNDVDDQLKRIFRLLGTPTEEQWQTMTKLPDYKPYPMYPATTSLVNVVPKLSATGRDLLQNLLKCNPVQRISAEEALQHPYFADFCPP from the exons ATGCAGAAATATGAGAAGCTTGAGAAGATTGGAGAGG gGACTTACGGAACAGTCTTCAAAGCAAAAAACAGAGAAACTCATGAGATTGTAGCTCTCAAGAGAGTCAGATTAGATGATGACGACGAG GGAGTTCCAAGTTCAGCATTGCGGGAAATCTGCTTGTTAAAAGAACTTAAGCATAAAAATATAGTCAG GCTGCACGATGTCCTACACAGTGACAAGAAGTTAACATTAGTGTTTGAGTACTGTGATCAG GATTTGAAGAAATATTTTGACAGCTGCAATGGTGACTTGGATCCCGAGACAGTGAAG tcatTCATGTACCAGCTGTTGAAAGGACTGGGCTTCTGTCACAGTCGGAATGTGCTGCACAGGGATCTTAAACCGCAGAACCTCCTCATCAACCGA aacGGTGAGCTGAAGCTGGCTGATTTTGGGTTGGCGCGGGCCTTTGGCATTCCGGTGAGGTGTTACTCCGCCGAG GTGGTGACGTTGTGGTACAGGCCGCCGGATGTGCTGTTTGGCGCCAAGCTGTACTCTACCTCTATTGACATGTGGTCTGCAGGCTGCATATTCGCTG AGCTGGCAAATGCTGGAAGACCCCTATTTCCAGGAAATGATGTCGATGACCAGTTGAAGAGGATCTTCCG ATTGTTGGGAACCCCAACCGAGGAGCAGTGGCAAACTATGACCAAACTCCCTGATTATAAG CCGTACCCCATGTATCCAGCCACGACTTCACTGGTGAATGTTGTTCCTAAGCTTAGTGCCACAGGGCGGGACCTGCTGCAG AATCTGTTGAAGTGCAATCCAGTCCAGCGTATCTCGGCAGAGGAAGCCTTACAGCACCCCTACTTCGCCGACTTCTGCCCCCCATAG